In a single window of the Cervus elaphus chromosome 1, mCerEla1.1, whole genome shotgun sequence genome:
- the LOC122692620 gene encoding cytochrome c oxidase assembly factor 5-like: MPRYYEDKPEGCVSAGVKEDLGVCLLQSDCVLKEGKSPPQCLKAAKCKALKSSFFECKRSMLDARSRFRGRKRY; encoded by the coding sequence ATGCCCCGGTATTACGAGGACAAGCCGGAGGGCTGCGTGAGCGCGGGCGTGAAGGAGGATCTGGGCGTGTGTCTGCTGCAATCTGATTGCGTGCTCAAAGAAGGAAAATCCCCTCCGCAGTGTCTGAAGGCAGCAAAGTGCAAAGCTTTGAAATCCTCATTTTTTGAGTGTAAGAGATCAATGCTGGATGCCAGGTCAAGATTCAGGGGAAGAAAACGATATTGA